A region of the Rhodothermaceae bacterium genome:
GGCCACGGCGTCTCCCGTGACCTATACGTATATAGCCACCGATGCCAACGGTGACGAGGTAAGCTTGCAGTTCAATATAGACGTGCATTCAACGGTGGATGGTACAGAATTCGTGGACATCCGGTACGACTCAGGAGAAGTAGCCGCTGGAGTGAGCAATGGTGGCGATCCTTTGTTTGTTACTATAAAACGTGTTTCTCGAATGTCTACCCGATTTGCGCCGAAGGCCTCGAGGGATAATCGGGAGGTGCGGATTGATCGTATCTGGTTGGCTCCTTATTTCGATAATCAGTTTCGGAACACAGAATTGCCCGATTCTGCGCCTCGGGATCTAACCGTCTACATTCATGAGGATCAAGAAGGTAGACCGGGGGATGTCTTGTTCTCAAAGGTAATTGAGGATCCGCGGAGCTTTGCCGGGGCGACAGATGCAACCTTGAATTTCTTTGAGTTGGATCTCTCAAACGACAGAATCGGTGCCTTGCCGGATGTTGTCCACATTGCGTACGGGGATGCGGGAAGCGACCAAAACAACGTGGTCATAGCACCTTCGCCCTACGCAACGCAAGACGTGTCTCATCTGTACCTGAAGGATGAGGATGATGGAACATGGTCATCACTTTGGAACGTGGTAACGTCTAATGATATACGGCTGTTTAACGAGACCGTTATTCCTATACGTGCTCGTTTTAGCCTCGTGGCTACATCAACATCCGTAGAATTCATGGAGAAAACTTTACCTGAATTATTTGTGGTGCATGGGAACTACCCCAATCCTTTTCGACAATCGACATATTTGCAGTTCGATCTTCCCATGCCTGCCCGCGTAACCGTGGACGTCATTGATATGGTAGGGAGACGGGTGTTGACGGTATCGCCGGTCGAAATGGCGGCAGGGCGAGAGCAGCAAATAGTATTGGATGGACAATCATTGCCCCCGGGGCATTATCTATACCGTATGGTGATGTCCTCAGCGGAAGGTTCTTCGATGCAGACGGGACATTTCGTGCGCCTTCGGTAGCCTCTGTCCCCTCAATGTCTGGGATTTGATGCAGGGATGGCTGGAAAAATCGTAAATCTCGCGAGTTTGCAGTGGGTGACAAGATAAAGGAGCAGGCCGAGGGGGTGCTCCACCATTTGTCCAAGTACTTGTTTGCTTCGCTCGTTTGGAGACACGAATCGTTCTTTTGTTAGAATCGATTTATCGATCGAGTTTTGTCGCTGAACACTAGGTAAGCCAATACATGGCAGGAATATGTAATGGATCCGAGTTCGGCGGAACCCAAATATTCGTGTGATCCCTAACGCGCAAGGATCAGATTCATCATGATGGACCCTCTAGGGGGAGGATCCCAAGCTGTGCCCAATTGAAACTGAACTGGCCAATTCGGACCAAATTCGACGCCGATTCGTGGGCAACGGGCTGCAAACTGGCTGCGTAGACTCCTGAGACGTATCTGGAACGATGCCTTCTTCATGTGTTCAACCAAATGGGCAACGGCCTCATCAATCTGCCTCAGGCTAATGAATTCTCGCTTTCAAATCGTGCCAAAATTTATTGGATTACGACGTAAACGGCTTCTTCCGCGACTGATTCCAATGCAGGGACAACTCCGCCTCAAACCCACTTGACATTTATCCCAATAATTATTATAGTGTGGTATGGCTTCGCTCTTGTAATTCTCTTCTCCGGCTTGAAAAATGAAATCCTTTTCATACTTACTGCTTCTATTTTTCGCCGTACAGGCATACGGCCAGATTGGCTATGAAGGTGTAGGTAGGAAAATAATATTCCAGGATGAGACACAATTTGGTGCCACTGTTTACGTAGTCGATTCCGTCAACTCCTATTCAAAGGACGGCAAGCTTACGCAATGCAAAGATGTGCCGTTTGACGATATTCGAGCCAAGCGAAATTTTTGGATCCGTACATCTAATCATCTTCATTACCTCGGGTATAATGGCAGTGCTGGATCCAGAGGCATAAAGCAGTGTAACGATGAATATGATTCAAGCCGTCCTCCGAATCTTATTTCTTTCATGCTGATCGGCGAGAGCTATGCCACCTATGGTTCCGAGAGGTGCGGAGATATGATGTTCACGATCTCGCCAGGCGGAGACTTTATTTTGAAAATCTGTCATGTGGAGATGGTAGATGATATTCCACCTGATGATGGTGATGATCTATGCCCACTGTCTTATGAGCGACCAGAGTCTCCGATTAATCTGACAGGGCAAGCAACCGGACCTAGGACAATTCGACTGAATTGGAATACGCCCCCCCTTCAAGACGATCATACAATTGTTCACTTCAAAGTCTTTCACCGTGACGCAGACGCGGAGGGGCACAACTGGAAGAATACGATGATTGTGGCGGATTCTTTGTTTATTCACGAGAATCTTGCTCCAAACAGTTCACATTATTACGGCGTGCAACTCGTCACGAATTTGAACTGCGAAGCCGGTAAAATGTCAGATATTGTAAAAGTGACCACCGAGCCGATGATCTTTTTTTTGGATTGGTTCTCCTTTGATACTGAACGCATTCAAAACTACCCGAATCCGTTTACAGAATCAACTACGATAGTCTTTGATCTTTCCGAGCCAGCAGCCGTAGGTGTTCAGGTATTCGATGTTTTGGGGCGGATTGTTGAAAACGTTCCGGCTAAATGGTTTGGATATGGCAACCACCATAGTATCCTAATTAATGGCGAAAGCCTAGTGCCAGGAAATTATTTTTTTCGTGTGCAAATCAGAAACAAGAATCACTCCTATCGCTTCGGTCAGATGGTTCGAGCTTGAACTGGAGTTAGATGAAGTCTGTCGCAAAACCTGTAATCCAGGAACTTTTTGAAAATTCTTGATCTAGGAGTCTATTTCAAATGGTCCCCTGCCACGCATACAGATATACCCTCTAACTTCAATGACGGACTTTATCTACGGGCTTGCTGGAAACGAGGTTTCGCCCTCTACTACTGGTGCGATATTTGTCTCTAAGGGGGGCAAGAAGTTCTGAGGATGATAAAAGAAGCATACAAGCAGGTTTTCCTCGCTTGCGGGCTATTGCTGTTCTTGTTGCCTATGGTTGCCTTTGGGCAAGAACAAGAAATTCAAATCAAAGCTGAAGTGGAGGATTCCCCATTGATCGGTTTTGATTTAGACACTGGTCGTCAGGATGCGTCAGGTCTTGTGATTGTGCTTTCGGATGAATTGAATCGGCCATTAGACTCTGGAAGTGTGGACGTGGGGGGCGTAGATCTATTTCGTGTGCCTGATCGGTCTATTCATGATTTTGATCCTTTTACCACCAACGCATTGATTGGTCCTGTCTGGGATCTGGGTATTAGTAATTTAGTGTGGGATCAGAAAGAAGGTGAAACAAAATATTCAGGAGGGAGAGAAATTTTGGGCATTACAGGGGCAAAGGCCAATAATGTAGAGATCTCAGTTACGATTTTGGAGGGGAATTCAAGAACGTTTCCGGTCTCACTGGAGTTGAGTCCGTCAAGCGAGATAACCGTAACCATCTCGGGTTATGAAGGTAAAGGTTTGGAGGTGGAACCAAAAACCCTGACATTTACAACCGATAACTGGGACATACCAAAGACAGTGAAGCTTACGGCGGCGGAGGATGACAATTATACGAACGAACCGGCAATACGTCTGACACTCACGAATTCGGGAGGAGTTGAGACGAAACCAAGCTATGTCAATGTCATGATTGTAGACGACGAAATCGAATGGGAATTGGCACCGCGAAAGGTTCGTGAAGGTTTCCCAATCAGTATAAGCATTCCCCTTAGCAATACACAGGTTCCGCTTCTGGATGCTCTAGCGCCTCCGTCAGATGATGTAACGTTCACGCTTTACGGGCATCAAGGCCAAGATATAATTCCGGTTCAAACGAGATTGAGATTTCCCTTGAACAACTGGATGCAAGACCAGATACTGAATTTGGAGACAAGACTAGACGAAGGCTATGGGGATGAGGATGTCAGATTAACGCTGACCGCATCGGGCGGAGGGTACGACGGCCTGAAATATACAGTGGTCATCACAATCGTGGACCGACCGCGTGAAGAATGGGTTTTAGAGGGAGAAAGTATAACGCGAGAGTACATATTATATATTACCAACCCAGAATATTTTTCTCCATTGGCCTTATCAATTACTCTTACTGGGTTTCAGGATACAGATCTGAACGTATCCCCCCAGCGTATGAATTTTTCGGCAAATTCATGGTACGAATGTGACGCAGTCCCTTTGGATTTGGACACCTATTGTTTGGACTTTGTGCCGATAACAATGTTAGCAATGGACGATATTGATGCTGATGATGATTTTATAGTGATAGAATTCATCGTATCCTCCGATGGGCCGTTTAAGTTCCCAGATAATCAACTCCATGTGAGGATTGAAGACGATGACGACCCCAGCCTTATCATAACTCCATCAGAAATAACAGTTCGAGAGGAGGGAAAAGAAGAAACATTTGAGGTTAAGCTTTCTGCTCCCCCTTTGGATGGTTTTGGGAACAATGTAAGTGTGACCATTTCCTTTCTTGTTGGGCGAGATATGACGGCTGATCTGAAGACAGATCCGACCACGCTTATCTTCACGGCCGACAACTGGGATAATGATCAAAAGGTAAAGGTGCAAGCACGACATGATAATGATTCAGAGGATGAGCATGAGACTATATTGTTGGAAGCAAGTGGGGGCGGTTTTGATCTTGAACGGGGGCGTGTGCACGTAACAATCATTGACGATGATCGTCCCGGGATTAAAGCGTTAGAACGTATAACAGTGCGTGAAGGAGATATTCAACCCTTTGATGTTTCTCTTGAAGCCCGGCCTTCTGGTGATGTGAGGGTGAGTATTTCTGGGTATGATCCTCTGAAACTGGAGCCAAAACCGGCCATCCTGATATTCAAGGCCGCTAACTGGGATGACCCGGAGGCAGTAACACTACACGCATATCAAGACACTGATATTAAAGACGAGGAAATTACGTTGACCCTGAAAGCAAGTGGGGGAGGATATTTTGAGGAGATACATCATGTTATTGTGATCATTGAAGACGATGATCGTCCGGAGATTATAGCACCGATGGATGTTACTGTGAATGAGGGAAGTTCAAGAACCTTCAATGTATCACTTAGACATGAGCCTTCGGGTAAAGTAACGGTGCGTCTTTCAGAATTCAGCAATACGGACCTGAACTGGGATCTGACGGAGGATAAAGATGCCTTGATGTTTACGCCCTCAAACTATCGCGTTCCGCAGAGAGTCACCGTGTATGCAAAATCGGATGACGATGCAGAGCCTGATAGGGGAGAATTGCTCCTCACCGCAACGGGAGGCGACTATG
Encoded here:
- a CDS encoding T9SS type A sorting domain-containing protein; amino-acid sequence: MKSFSYLLLLFFAVQAYGQIGYEGVGRKIIFQDETQFGATVYVVDSVNSYSKDGKLTQCKDVPFDDIRAKRNFWIRTSNHLHYLGYNGSAGSRGIKQCNDEYDSSRPPNLISFMLIGESYATYGSERCGDMMFTISPGGDFILKICHVEMVDDIPPDDGDDLCPLSYERPESPINLTGQATGPRTIRLNWNTPPLQDDHTIVHFKVFHRDADAEGHNWKNTMIVADSLFIHENLAPNSSHYYGVQLVTNLNCEAGKMSDIVKVTTEPMIFFLDWFSFDTERIQNYPNPFTESTTIVFDLSEPAAVGVQVFDVLGRIVENVPAKWFGYGNHHSILINGESLVPGNYFFRVQIRNKNHSYRFGQMVRA